From Papaver somniferum cultivar HN1 unplaced genomic scaffold, ASM357369v1 unplaced-scaffold_29, whole genome shotgun sequence, a single genomic window includes:
- the LOC113341285 gene encoding GDSL esterase/lipase At4g16230-like, translating into MNYLLMILLLVFSLSCGTSTSSTTSQGNDSGFQRPALYILGDSLVDVGNNNYIHFTITKNNFLPYGIDFPRGKISTGRYSNGRTVIDIIGETFGLEDYIPPYMDPTTIGDVVLRGVNYASGGGGILNETGAILGNRINMDAQLDNFANTRNYIISTLGDHGANEFLAKALFIVVMGSNDFIDNYFIPFLSIPEQKLLTPKMFVDILISRFRLQLTRLHEMGARKIAVANVGPVGCIPLERRINGILNKTEWHTKSDSCISEMNDAVMYFNKKLNSLVMELNSEFVESKFLNVDIYGLFTHVIDNYQSYGFENYKDSCCQTLPGPLRGLLPCNPKGKVCEDRSKYVFWDEAHPTDATYSVFAKKLLERNSKYVYPYSIQQVYYA; encoded by the exons ATGAATTACCTTCTTATGATACTTCTCCTTGTGTTTTCCCTGAGTTGCGGTACTAGTACTAGTTCGACGACATCCCAAGGGAATGACAGTGGTTTTCAGCGTCCGGCGTTATATATTCTAGGGGATTCCTTGGTTGATGTTGGTAACAATAACTACATTCATTTTACCATTACTAAAAACAATTTCCTTCCTTACGGAATTGATTTCCCACGAGGAAAAATTTCTACCGGACGTTATTCCAATGGAAGAACAGTCATTGACATAATAG GAGAAACGTTTGGTTTGGAAGACTATATTCCTCCTTACATGGATCCAACAACAATTGGAGATGTCGTTCTTCGCGGAGTTAATTATGcgtctggtggtggtggaattctTAATGAAACTGGCGCTATCTTA GGAAATCGTATCAACATGGATGCACAGCTCGATAACTTCGCAAATACAAGGAACTATATAATCTCTACGTTAGGTGACCATGGTGCGAATGAATTTCTTGCGAAAGCTCTTTTCATCGTGGTCATGGGTTCTAATGATTTCATTGACAACTATTTCATTCCATTTCTCTCAATACCGGAGCAGAAGTTGCTTACGCCGAAAATGTTTGTTGATATATTGATCTCAAGATTCAGACTCCAACTAACA AGACTGCATGAAATGGGTGCAAGAAAGATAGCTGTGGCAAACGTTGGACCTGTTGGTTGCATCCCATTAGAAAGACGTATAAATGGAATTTTGAATAAAACAGAATGGCATACGAAAAGTGATTCGTGCATTAGTGAAATGAATGATGCGGTGATGTACTTCAACAAGAAATTGAATAGCCTGGTCATGGAGTTGAACTCAGAATTTGTTGAATCCAAATTCCTAAATGTTGATATCTACGGCCTTTTTACCCATGTTATTGATAACTATCAATCTTACG GCTTTGAGAATTATAAAGATTCATGTTGCCAAACACTTCCCGGCCCATTGCGAGGTTTGTTACCATGCAATCCAAAGGGGAAGGTTTGTGAAGACCGATCCAAGTATGTGTTTTGGGATGAGGCTCATCCAACTGATGCTACTTATTCCGTTTTTGCAAAGAAGTTGCTCGAGCGCAATTCTAAATATGTATACCCATATAGTATTCAACAAGTCTATTACGCGTGA